In Zingiber officinale cultivar Zhangliang chromosome 6A, Zo_v1.1, whole genome shotgun sequence, a single genomic region encodes these proteins:
- the LOC121997688 gene encoding 65-kDa microtubule-associated protein 5-like — protein MPRLSSPSPSRTDATSCGSLLQELQDLWDEIGEKDIERDREILQLEQECLDLYRKKVDRTRKHKAELHQMLAEGEAEISSLISTLGERESFVRIEKTIGSLKEQLARIKPLLEDLSHKKQERIVEFQDVQSEIIMICSEISGDIHQRNSLFAQVDERDLTIKRLGDLKSQLLELQKDKNVRLQKVNIYIKQIHDLSLVLSIDFNKMLCEVHPSFGDSAVSQTKSISNDTLARLAGIVHSLNQEKNQRLQKLQILGSTLIELWNLMDTPMNEREKFDHVTFLISSSVDSVHAQGCLALDIIEKAELEVERLNVLKAGKMKEIVLKKQSELDEIYNSVHMDIDIEGARRMLLDLIDSGKVDLSELLSSMDNQIAKAKEQALSRKDILEKVDKWKYASDEENWLDDYEKDENRYSAGRGVHKNLKRAEKARILVNKIPALVENLTTKIKAWERENEIPFMYDKTRLMDSLEEYTRLMQQREEEKRRSREQKKLQEQLATEQEALFGSKPSPMRQFSAKRPLGQSSITNMACGTPIPGSRRVSTPYGRHGISSGKEKKSGKGNTVAPVNYVSLPKDDSLARNNSAIVSP, from the exons ATGCCTCGTCTCTCGTCGCCATCGCCGTCTCGCACCGATGCCACCTCTTGTGGCTCTCTGCTTCAAGAGCTGCAG GATTTATGGGACGAAATAGGGGAGAAAGACATTGAAAGAGACAGGGAAATACTGCAGCTTGAACAAGAATGTCTTGACCTGTACAGGAAAAAAGTAGACCGAACCAGAAAACACAAGGCAGAACTACATCAGATGCTGGCTGAGGGTGAAGCTGAAATATCTAGTCTTATATCCACACTTGGAGAACGAGAATCGTTTGTCCGG ATAGAAAAAACAATAGGCTCACTGAAGGAGCAGTTAGCGAGGATAAAACCATTGTTGGAGGATTTAAGTCACAAGAAACAAGAAAGAATCGTGGAGTTCCAAGATGTTCAGTCAGAAATTATAATGATTTGCTCTGAAATATCTGGTGACATACATCAAAGAAATTCTCTTTTTGCTCAAGTTGATGAACGAGACTTAACAATTAAAAGATTGGGAGATCTGAAGTCTCAACTTCTTGAGCTTCAGAAAGATAAG AATGTGCGTTTGCAGAAGGTTAATATCTACATCAAACAAATACATGATTTATCACTTGTGTTGTCTATTGACTTCAATAAGATGCTATGTGAAGTCCATCCAAGTTTTGGTGATTCTGCAGTCAGTCAAACAAAAAGCATAAGCAATGACACCCTTGCTAGACTAGCTGGAATTGTTCATTCGttaaatcaagaaaaaaatcAAAGGTTGCAAAAG CTTCAAATTTTGGGGAGTACTCTTATAGAGTTGTGGAATCTCATGGACACACCTATGAATGAGCGAGAAAAATTCGACCACGTAACCTTCTTGATATCTTCTTCTGTTGATTCGGTACATGCACAAGGGTGCCTTGCGCTTGATATAATTGAGAAG GCTGAGCTTGAAGTTGAAAGATTGAACGTGTTAAAAGCTGGCAAGATGAAAGAAATTGTTCTAAAGAAGCAAAGTGAACTCGACGAAATTTACAACAGTGTTCACATGGATATTGATATTGAAGGAGCTAGAAGAATGCTTCTCGACCTGATAGATTCTG GGAAAGTAGATCTATCTGAACTACTCTCAAGCATGGATAATCAGATTGCAAAGGCTAAAGAGCAAGCTCTAAGTAGAAAAGACATTTTGGAAAAGGTTGATAAATGGAAATATGCATCGGATGAGGAAAATTGGCTTGATGATTATGAGAAG GATGAAAATCGCTATTCTGCTGGGCGAGGAGTTCATAAGAATCTTAAACGTGCAGAAAAAGCTCGGATACTGGTGAACAAAATACctg CTCTGGTAGAAAATTTGACTACAAAAATAAAAGCTTGGGAGCGAGAAAATGAAATTCCATTTATGTATGACAAG ACACGCTTGATGGATAGCTTGGAAGAGTATACCAGATTGATGCAGCAACGGGAAGAGGAGAAACGACGATCTCGA GAACAAAAAAAGTTACAGGAGCAATTAGCTACGGAGCAAGAAGCTCTATTCGGGAGTAAGCCAAGTCCAATGCGGCAATTTTCAGCCAAGAGACCATTAGGCCAGAGTTCCATCACCAACATGGCTTGCGGAACTCCCATTCCCGGCAGCCGCCGTGTCTCTACTCCATATGGACGCCATGGCATATCATCTGGCAAGGAGAAGAAAAGTGGAAAAGGAAACACAGTTGCTCCTGTAAACTATGTTTCGCTTCCAAAGGATGATTCTTTGGCTCGCAACAACTCGGCCATTGTATCACCTTGA
- the LOC121997689 gene encoding deoxymugineic acid synthase 1-like: MAAAIQEVALSSGSKAMPRIAMGTASYPLAPFDATRDAILRAIKIGYRHFDTAALYSSEEPLGEAVAEALRLGLIASRDELFITSKLWIQDAHSHLVLPALQKSLRSLQLEYLDLYLIHYPICAKPGGLNTAIENFVSISNDELMPIDISSVWAAMEECQRMGLTKSIGVSNFSIKKIEKLLSTATIPPVANQVEVNPLWQQKELREFCMAKDIQLCAYSPLGARGTTWGQNWVMECEILQQIAKAKGKTLPQICLRWVYEQGDCVIVKSYSEKRLMENLDILDWELNEEERESISRIPQRKGNQALFFVAENGPYKSMEELWDDEI; encoded by the exons ATGGCTGCTGCTATCCAGGAGGTGGCCCTGAGCTCCGGATCCAAGGCCATGCCCCGCATTGCTATGGGCACTGCCTCCTACCCCTTGGCGCCCTTCGACGCCACTCGGGACGCCATACTCCGCGCCATCAAGATCGGCTACCGCCACTTCGACACCGCCGCGCTCTACTCGTCTGAGGAGCCGCTAGGCGAGGCCGTAGCAGAAGCGCTCCGATTGGGGTTAATCGCCTCCCGGGACGAGCTCTTCATCACCTCAAAGCTCTGGATCCAGGACGCCCATAGCCATCTCGTGCTTCCTGCCTTGCAAAAGTCACTTAG GAGCCTTCAATTGGAGTACCTTGACCTCTATCTCATTCACTACCCCATTTGCGCCAAACCAGGAGGCCTTAATACAGCAATTgaaaactttgtatcaatttcaaATGATGAACTAATGCCAATAGATATAAGCTCAGTATGGGCAGCCATGGAGGAGTGTCAAAGGATGGGGCTTACTAAATCCATTGGAGTCAGCAATTTCTCCATTAAAAAGATTGAGAAACTGCTCTCTACTGCAACAATTCCACCTGTAGCCAACCAG GTGGAGGTGAACCCTCTTTGGCAACAAAAGGAGCTGAGGGAGTTTTGCATGGCTAAAGACATTCAGTTGTGTGCTTACTCGCCATTGGGAGCCAGAGGAACAACCTGGGGTCAAAATTGGGTCATGGAGTGTGAGATTCTACAACAAATAGCCAAAGCTAAAGGAAAGACTCTTCCTCAG ATATGTTTGAGGTGGGTTTATGAGCAAGGAGACTGTGTGATAGTGAAAAGCTATAGTGAGAAAAGATTGATGGAAAATTTGGACATCCTGGACTGggagttgaatgaagaagagagggagagcatCAGTAGAATTCCTCAGCGCAAAGGAAATCAAGCTCTGTTCTTCGTCGCAGAGAACGGTCCCTATAAATCTATGGAAGAGCTTTGGGATGATGAAATATGA